A portion of the Tepidamorphus gemmatus genome contains these proteins:
- a CDS encoding type II secretion system F family protein produces the protein MLGADIQVLAVIAMAMICAGGLAWVFIYPRLSGEAAVEKRIRTVRASRIATPASQKSAFEVEVSKRRKQIQETLKDLEAKQKQRARPPLRVRIGQAGLGWSVRTYYVVSVATGIAAGLAGLLARLPPLVILGLMIAGGVGLPHWMLGFLKKRRQNKFLNEFPTAVDIVVRGVKAGLPLNDCLRIVAAESQEPVRSEFRQVIETQALGLPVADCVERMYDRMPLPEVNFFAIVIAIQQKTGGNLAEALSNLSKVLRDRKRMKGKIQAMSQEAKASAAIIGALPIIVMILVFLTSPQYISLLWTEPVGHIMLAGSAFWMLCGILVMRKMINFDF, from the coding sequence ATGCTGGGCGCGGACATCCAGGTGCTTGCGGTCATCGCGATGGCGATGATCTGTGCCGGCGGCCTCGCCTGGGTCTTCATCTATCCCCGACTGTCGGGTGAGGCGGCGGTCGAGAAGCGCATCCGCACCGTCCGCGCCTCGCGGATCGCGACGCCGGCCAGCCAGAAGTCGGCTTTCGAGGTCGAGGTCAGCAAGCGACGCAAGCAGATCCAGGAAACCCTCAAGGACCTCGAGGCCAAGCAGAAGCAGCGCGCCCGCCCGCCCCTGCGCGTCCGCATCGGCCAGGCCGGCCTCGGCTGGTCGGTGCGTACCTATTACGTGGTCAGCGTGGCGACCGGCATCGCCGCGGGCCTTGCCGGGCTTCTCGCCCGCCTGCCGCCGCTCGTCATCCTTGGCCTGATGATCGCCGGCGGCGTCGGGCTGCCGCACTGGATGCTGGGCTTCCTCAAGAAGCGCCGCCAGAACAAGTTTCTCAACGAGTTTCCGACCGCCGTCGACATCGTCGTGCGCGGCGTGAAGGCGGGGCTGCCGCTGAACGACTGCCTGCGGATCGTCGCCGCCGAATCGCAGGAGCCGGTCCGTTCGGAATTCCGGCAGGTGATCGAGACCCAGGCTCTCGGGCTGCCGGTCGCCGATTGCGTCGAGCGCATGTACGACCGGATGCCGCTGCCGGAGGTCAACTTTTTCGCGATCGTCATCGCGATCCAGCAGAAGACCGGAGGCAACCTTGCCGAGGCACTGTCGAACCTGTCGAAGGTTCTGCGCGACCGCAAGCGGATGAAGGGCAAGATCCAGGCGATGAGCCAGGAGGCGAAGGCATCCGCCGCGATCATCGGCGCGCTGCCGATCATCGTCATGATCCTCGTGTTCCTGACCAGCCCCCAATACATCTCGCTGCTATGGACCGAGCCGGTCGGGCACATCATGCTCGCCGGTTCGGCCTTCTGGATGCTGTGCGGCATCCTGGTGATGCGCAAGATGATCAACTTCGACTTCTGA
- a CDS encoding CpaD family pilus assembly protein → MTEHTMAEGFPKMSRLAVLAALTALLAACQSDRVVTGSVPTSVEQRYPIGIIPERPKLDLNATGYGLSSPDRAMVEEFVLSWRERGTGGLDVLTPIGTANEAEAASVVAEVKAIAYDFGMPVEAVSVTGYHTTQPFGPVRLSYDRLVAKLECGAWPTNIAENWRNVPYENFGCATQKNLAAMVEDPRDLAGPRPMTPRDARRRDEVFDKYRRGEDPSTVYQSDDAGQISEVGQ, encoded by the coding sequence GTGACCGAACATACCATGGCTGAAGGCTTCCCGAAGATGTCCCGCCTCGCCGTTCTTGCCGCGCTGACGGCCTTGCTCGCCGCCTGCCAGTCCGACCGTGTCGTCACCGGGTCGGTGCCGACATCGGTGGAACAGCGCTATCCGATCGGCATCATCCCCGAGCGCCCGAAGCTCGACCTCAACGCCACCGGCTACGGTCTCTCCAGTCCGGATCGGGCGATGGTCGAGGAGTTCGTCCTGTCCTGGCGCGAGCGCGGCACCGGCGGTCTCGACGTTCTCACCCCCATCGGCACCGCCAACGAAGCCGAGGCGGCATCGGTCGTCGCGGAAGTGAAGGCGATCGCCTATGATTTCGGCATGCCCGTCGAGGCGGTCTCGGTGACCGGCTATCACACCACGCAGCCGTTCGGCCCGGTCAGGCTCTCCTACGACCGTCTGGTCGCCAAGCTCGAATGTGGCGCCTGGCCGACCAACATCGCCGAGAACTGGCGCAACGTTCCCTACGAGAATTTCGGTTGCGCGACGCAGAAGAACCTCGCCGCCATGGTCGAGGACCCGCGCGATCTCGCCGGGCCACGGCCGATGACGCCGCGCGATGCCCGGCGGCGCGACGAGGTCTTCGACAAGTACCGCCGCGGCGAGGATCCCTCGACGGTCTATCAGTCCGACGACGCCGGGCAGATCAGCGAGGTGGGACAGTGA
- the cpaB gene encoding Flp pilus assembly protein CpaB, whose amino-acid sequence MKTARIAVLGVAIVAGVVAWRMARNIGTEDETPVVVRQEVATDQVLVASRDIMPGTVISADDLTWEAWPSQALNSAFITRSRDANAVQELSGAVARTQFFSGEPIRESKLVKAGAAGYMAAILPAGKRAVATRISPQSGAGGFILPNDRVDVILTRRETDPANPSREIYVGETVLENVRVLAIDQTVEEQDGRMVVVGSVATLELGPDESEILALATQVGDISLALRSILDGGTAEIDPVSSGSLRGRRGSVSVVKFGVPSQVNTN is encoded by the coding sequence ATGAAGACTGCCCGGATCGCAGTACTCGGCGTTGCCATCGTGGCAGGGGTCGTCGCCTGGCGCATGGCCCGGAACATCGGCACCGAGGACGAGACGCCGGTTGTCGTTCGTCAGGAGGTCGCGACCGACCAGGTGCTCGTCGCCTCGCGCGACATCATGCCCGGTACCGTCATTTCCGCCGACGATTTGACCTGGGAGGCCTGGCCGAGCCAGGCGCTGAACAGCGCCTTCATCACCCGCAGCCGCGATGCGAATGCCGTGCAGGAGCTGTCGGGCGCCGTCGCGCGCACCCAGTTCTTCTCGGGCGAGCCGATCCGCGAATCCAAGCTGGTGAAGGCCGGAGCCGCCGGATACATGGCGGCGATCCTGCCCGCCGGCAAGCGGGCCGTCGCGACCCGCATCTCGCCGCAATCCGGCGCCGGCGGGTTCATCCTGCCGAACGACCGCGTCGACGTCATTCTGACCCGCCGCGAGACCGATCCTGCCAATCCGTCCCGCGAGATCTATGTCGGCGAGACGGTGCTCGAGAACGTCCGGGTTCTGGCGATCGACCAGACCGTCGAGGAGCAGGATGGCCGCATGGTCGTGGTCGGCAGCGTCGCGACGCTCGAACTGGGGCCCGATGAGTCGGAGATCCTGGCGCTTGCAACCCAGGTCGGCGACATCTCGCTGGCGCTGCGCAGCATCCTCGACGGCGGCACCGCCGAGATCGATCCGGTGTCGTCGGGTTCGCTGCGCGGGCGCCGCGGTTCGGTGAGCGTCGTCAAGTTCGGCGTACCCAGCCAGGTCAACACCAACTGA
- a CDS encoding type II and III secretion system protein family protein — translation MINTAASPLGRLLAAVVIGILALCAAPVVRPAAAQDAHLTINPAELSSSRQVRLGLGKSLVIDLPRDAKDVLVSSPTIADAVMRTARRAYLIGMAIGQTNVFFFDVAGRQIAVLEVQVERDLGALAQSIRQLIPGSAVRVESMNDNVVLAGFVKTPADAVKAFDIAAKFVGDKEKVLNMLAVEGNEQVFLKVTVAEVKRSALKQFGIDLNLRLNTGGLITNVISNPQFGLGLPIPPALFGGGVPGVTNVTDGMGAVWTDGSTTIGANVRALEQQGVLRVLAEPTLSAISGETADFLAGGEFPVPVGNSCDPATNLCQLQVEFKPYGVALAFTPVVMSGGRISLKVKTEVSEVDRQSEVVLSGTRIPGIKTRRADTTVELPSGGSLVLAGLISQDTKQIINGVPGLKDVPVLGTLFRSRDFQNDETELVVLATPYMVKPAARSELARPDENFAPASDPATIFLGRLNRLYGLAGNNPAGNYRGPIGFIVE, via the coding sequence ATGATCAACACCGCCGCCTCGCCCCTTGGCCGCCTCCTTGCCGCCGTCGTCATCGGCATACTGGCGCTGTGCGCCGCGCCGGTCGTCAGACCTGCGGCCGCACAGGACGCCCATCTGACCATCAACCCTGCGGAACTGTCCTCCTCGCGGCAGGTCAGGCTTGGTCTCGGCAAGTCGCTGGTGATCGATCTGCCGCGCGATGCCAAGGACGTGCTGGTGTCGAGCCCCACGATCGCCGATGCGGTCATGCGCACCGCTCGCCGCGCCTACCTGATTGGCATGGCGATCGGCCAGACCAATGTCTTCTTCTTCGACGTCGCAGGCCGTCAGATCGCCGTGCTCGAGGTCCAGGTCGAGCGAGATCTCGGCGCGCTTGCCCAGTCGATCCGGCAGCTCATTCCGGGATCGGCGGTGCGCGTGGAGTCGATGAATGACAACGTCGTGCTCGCCGGCTTCGTCAAGACGCCGGCGGATGCAGTGAAGGCCTTCGACATCGCCGCGAAATTCGTCGGCGACAAGGAGAAGGTCCTCAACATGCTCGCCGTCGAGGGCAACGAGCAGGTGTTCCTGAAGGTGACGGTCGCCGAGGTGAAGCGCTCGGCGCTCAAGCAGTTCGGGATCGATCTGAACCTGCGCCTGAATACCGGCGGGTTGATCACCAACGTCATTTCCAATCCGCAGTTCGGATTGGGTCTGCCGATCCCGCCGGCACTGTTCGGCGGCGGCGTGCCGGGCGTGACGAACGTCACCGATGGCATGGGCGCCGTGTGGACCGACGGGTCAACGACGATCGGCGCCAATGTCCGTGCCCTTGAGCAGCAGGGCGTCCTGCGGGTTCTCGCCGAACCCACATTGTCGGCCATCAGCGGCGAGACAGCGGATTTCCTGGCCGGCGGCGAATTTCCGGTTCCGGTCGGCAACTCCTGCGATCCGGCGACGAACCTCTGCCAGTTGCAGGTCGAGTTCAAGCCGTATGGCGTCGCGCTCGCCTTCACGCCGGTCGTGATGTCGGGCGGACGGATCAGCCTCAAGGTGAAGACCGAGGTATCGGAGGTCGATCGCCAGTCGGAGGTGGTTCTCAGCGGAACCCGTATCCCCGGCATCAAGACGCGTCGTGCCGACACCACGGTCGAGCTTCCGAGCGGCGGTTCGCTGGTGCTGGCCGGCCTGATCTCCCAGGATACCAAGCAGATCATCAACGGCGTTCCGGGCCTGAAGGACGTGCCGGTCCTCGGTACCCTGTTTCGCAGCCGCGATTTCCAGAACGACGAGACCGAACTGGTGGTGCTGGCGACGCCGTACATGGTCAAGCCGGCGGCGCGCAGCGAGCTTGCGCGGCCCGACGAGAACTTCGCGCCGGCCTCCGACCCGGCCACCATCTTCCTCGGCCGCCTCAACCGTCTCTACGGGCTTGCCGGCAACAACCCGGCCGGCAACTACCGCGGGCCGATAGGCTTCATCGTCGAGTAG
- a CDS encoding AAA family ATPase — protein MANAAAERIEPHLEEAGDSVRPAAYVPPLPRVSIQAFCETPAVQAALSQAAADRRAARAHMTVQTGGLAAALEFYTDAATPNVIVVETMARGSSLLSELDRLADVCDPGTRVVVIGHANDIGLYRELISRGVSEYLVAPVTALEALDTLSRLFHSANAGPLGRIIAFVGAKGGVGSSTVAHNVAWSISQEIGSDVAIADLDLAFGTAGLDFNQDPPQGIAEAVYAGDRLDEVYLERLFTKCTDHLSLIAAPATLDREYDLPGSSFEPVIDLIRKSVPVVVLDVPHLWSAWTKATLLAADEVVITAMPDLANLRNAKNLIDVLKQARPNDPPPIVVLNQVGVPKKPEISAREFGAALEVQPAAVIPFDPVLFTSAANNGQMIAEMQAGAKPVEMFRALAEQVTGKAEAKRHRRSPLGPLLERLIGRRKA, from the coding sequence ATGGCGAATGCTGCCGCCGAACGGATCGAGCCGCACCTCGAAGAGGCGGGCGACTCCGTCCGGCCCGCGGCCTACGTGCCGCCGCTGCCGCGGGTCTCGATCCAGGCCTTCTGCGAGACGCCGGCCGTCCAGGCCGCACTGTCCCAGGCTGCGGCCGACCGGCGTGCCGCGCGTGCCCACATGACCGTGCAGACCGGCGGACTTGCCGCCGCGCTCGAGTTCTATACCGACGCCGCCACCCCCAATGTCATCGTGGTCGAGACGATGGCGCGGGGAAGCAGCCTGCTGTCCGAGCTGGATCGCCTCGCGGATGTGTGCGATCCCGGCACCCGGGTGGTCGTCATCGGCCATGCCAACGATATCGGGTTGTATCGCGAGCTGATCAGTCGCGGTGTCAGCGAATATCTGGTAGCGCCCGTCACCGCACTCGAGGCGCTTGACACCCTGTCGCGGCTGTTCCACTCGGCCAATGCCGGCCCGCTCGGTCGCATCATCGCCTTTGTCGGCGCCAAGGGCGGCGTCGGCTCGTCCACCGTCGCCCACAACGTCGCCTGGTCGATCTCCCAGGAGATCGGGTCCGACGTCGCCATCGCCGATCTCGATCTCGCCTTCGGCACCGCCGGCCTCGACTTCAACCAGGATCCGCCGCAGGGCATCGCCGAAGCGGTCTATGCCGGCGACCGGCTCGACGAGGTCTATCTCGAGCGCCTGTTCACCAAATGCACCGATCATCTGAGCCTGATCGCCGCACCCGCGACGCTCGACCGCGAATATGATCTGCCCGGCTCATCCTTCGAACCGGTGATCGACCTGATCCGCAAGTCCGTGCCGGTGGTCGTCCTCGACGTCCCGCATCTGTGGAGCGCCTGGACCAAGGCAACATTGCTCGCCGCCGACGAGGTGGTCATCACCGCCATGCCGGATCTGGCGAACCTGCGCAACGCCAAGAATCTGATCGACGTCCTGAAGCAGGCGCGGCCGAACGATCCGCCACCGATCGTCGTGCTCAACCAGGTCGGCGTGCCGAAAAAGCCGGAGATTTCGGCAAGGGAGTTCGGCGCTGCCCTGGAGGTGCAGCCCGCGGCGGTCATTCCGTTCGACCCGGTGCTGTTCACCTCTGCCGCAAACAACGGCCAGATGATCGCCGAGATGCAGGCCGGCGCGAAGCCCGTGGAGATGTTCCGCGCCCTCGCCGAGCAGGTCACCGGCAAGGCGGAGGCGAAACGCCACCGCCGCTCGCCGCTCGGGCCGCTGTTGGAGCGGCTGATCGGTCGCAGGAAGGCTTGA
- a CDS encoding TadE/TadG family type IV pilus assembly protein codes for MTQAPDQPPYCPPAGLLPHRFLGDERAVSAVEFALILPVLIVLYLGGVELSHTISVDRKVTAVASAVGDLVAQAKSIDNAEMNHIFTAATAIMAPYPVAPLKMVVSSVEVSSKGDKILWSNGYHTAGRAVGSAVSLPAAVRIEGTTLIMSEADYTYTPTLGQIFTESITLSDTFYLRPRSADKVERQ; via the coding sequence ATGACGCAGGCTCCCGACCAGCCGCCGTATTGCCCGCCCGCCGGCCTCCTCCCGCATCGCTTCCTGGGCGACGAGCGGGCCGTTTCGGCGGTCGAGTTCGCGCTGATCCTGCCCGTGCTGATCGTCCTCTATCTGGGCGGGGTCGAACTGAGCCACACCATCTCGGTGGACCGGAAGGTCACGGCCGTGGCGAGTGCGGTCGGCGACCTGGTGGCGCAGGCGAAATCCATCGACAATGCCGAGATGAATCACATCTTCACCGCCGCAACGGCCATCATGGCGCCCTACCCGGTCGCGCCGCTGAAGATGGTCGTCTCGAGCGTCGAGGTGTCGTCGAAGGGCGACAAGATCCTCTGGAGCAACGGCTACCATACCGCCGGGCGCGCGGTCGGCTCGGCCGTCAGCCTGCCGGCGGCCGTGCGGATCGAGGGAACGACGCTGATCATGTCGGAAGCAGACTATACCTATACGCCCACCCTCGGGCAGATCTTCACCGAATCGATCACGCTGTCCGACACGTTCTACCTGCGGCCACGATCGGCCGACAAGGTCGAGCGGCAGTAG
- a CDS encoding pilus assembly protein N-terminal domain-containing protein — protein MKRYAAITAAATVLVLSVADEASAIEDSLFVEMNRAKVIRLDQPAATVILGNPAIADALVQNRTMLVITGKSYGSTNLIVLDPAGETVEELTLNVTAVNDGSVTMQKGTTRLSFSCTPVCERTLAVGDSKDPFSELDSQIQSSLGLAQGQAGLR, from the coding sequence ATGAAGCGCTATGCCGCGATCACAGCCGCTGCGACGGTCCTCGTCCTCTCCGTCGCAGACGAGGCATCGGCCATCGAGGACAGCCTTTTCGTCGAGATGAACCGGGCCAAGGTCATCCGTCTCGATCAGCCAGCGGCGACCGTCATCCTGGGCAATCCGGCGATCGCCGACGCGCTGGTGCAGAACCGCACGATGCTGGTCATCACCGGCAAGAGCTATGGCAGCACCAACCTGATCGTGCTCGATCCGGCCGGCGAGACGGTGGAGGAACTGACCCTCAACGTCACGGCGGTCAATGATGGCTCGGTGACGATGCAGAAGGGCACGACACGGCTGTCGTTCAGCTGCACCCCGGTCTGCGAGCGCACACTCGCCGTCGGCGACTCCAAGGATCCCTTCTCGGAGCTCGACTCGCAGATCCAGAGCAGTCTCGGCCTTGCCCAGGGCCAGGCCGGCCTGCGCTAG
- a CDS encoding CpaF family protein produces MFGRRGTQGPGDARPPARAPRSPTEPASPVDPVAAPPATGGALSEADAPRPVQTAALPRPEPSVRIDPTRSPAPRPTRSENYYDTKTAIFSALIDAIDLAQLAKMDTESARDEIRDIVNEIISLKNVVMSIAEQEELLDDICNDVLGYGPLEPLLARDDIADIMVNGADTVYIEVAGKIQPTNIRFRDNAQLLNVCQRIVSQVGRRVDEASPICDARLPDGSRVNVIVPPLAIDGPTLTIRKFKKDKLTLEQLVRLGTISPEGATVLEVIGRSRCNVIISGGTGSGKTTLLNCLTRYIDDGERIITCEDAAELQLQQPHVVRLETRPPNLEGEGEVTMRELVRNCLRMRPERIIVGEVRGPEAFDLLQAMNTGHDGSMGTLHANSPREALSRIEGMITMGGFNLPSRTIREMITSSVDVIIQASRLRDGSRRITHITEVIGTEGETITTQDLFVYEILGEDAKGNIIGRHRSTGVARPAFWERARYYGEEKRLAEALDKAEVRDLDSAPLFTG; encoded by the coding sequence ATGTTCGGAAGGCGTGGCACACAGGGTCCGGGAGATGCGCGGCCGCCGGCGCGCGCGCCGCGTTCGCCGACGGAACCCGCCTCCCCGGTCGATCCCGTCGCCGCTCCCCCCGCGACCGGGGGCGCTCTGAGCGAGGCCGACGCGCCGCGCCCGGTGCAGACGGCCGCGCTGCCGCGTCCGGAACCGTCGGTGCGGATCGACCCGACGCGGTCACCTGCGCCGCGTCCGACCCGCTCCGAGAACTATTACGACACAAAGACGGCGATCTTCTCCGCGCTGATCGACGCGATCGATCTGGCGCAGCTCGCCAAGATGGACACCGAGTCCGCCCGCGACGAGATCCGTGACATCGTCAACGAGATCATCTCGCTGAAGAACGTCGTCATGTCGATCGCCGAGCAGGAGGAACTGCTCGACGACATCTGCAACGACGTGCTCGGCTATGGTCCGCTCGAGCCGCTCTTGGCCCGCGACGACATCGCCGACATCATGGTCAACGGCGCCGACACGGTCTACATCGAGGTTGCCGGCAAGATCCAGCCGACCAACATCCGCTTCCGCGACAATGCCCAGCTCCTGAACGTCTGTCAGCGCATCGTCAGCCAGGTCGGCCGTCGCGTCGACGAGGCAAGCCCGATCTGCGACGCGCGCCTGCCCGACGGCAGCCGCGTCAACGTCATCGTGCCACCGCTGGCGATCGACGGGCCGACACTGACCATACGCAAGTTCAAGAAGGACAAGCTCACCCTCGAGCAGCTCGTCCGGTTGGGCACCATCTCGCCGGAGGGCGCCACCGTCCTCGAGGTGATCGGCCGCAGCCGCTGCAACGTCATCATCTCGGGCGGCACCGGTTCGGGCAAGACCACGCTGCTGAACTGCCTGACCCGCTACATCGACGACGGCGAGCGCATCATCACCTGCGAGGACGCTGCGGAACTGCAGCTCCAGCAGCCGCATGTGGTCCGTCTCGAGACCCGTCCGCCGAACCTGGAGGGGGAGGGCGAGGTGACGATGCGCGAACTGGTGCGCAACTGTCTGCGCATGCGTCCGGAGCGGATCATCGTCGGCGAGGTGCGCGGCCCGGAAGCCTTCGACCTGCTGCAGGCGATGAACACCGGCCACGACGGCTCGATGGGCACACTGCACGCCAACTCGCCGCGCGAGGCACTGTCCCGCATCGAGGGCATGATCACCATGGGCGGCTTCAACCTGCCCTCGCGCACGATCCGCGAGATGATCACGTCCTCCGTCGACGTCATCATCCAGGCCTCGCGCCTGCGCGACGGCTCGCGCCGCATCACCCACATCACCGAGGTGATCGGTACCGAGGGCGAGACCATCACCACCCAGGATCTGTTCGTCTACGAGATCCTCGGCGAGGACGCCAAGGGCAACATCATCGGGCGCCACCGCTCGACTGGCGTCGCCCGACCCGCGTTCTGGGAGCGGGCGCGCTACTATGGCGAGGAGAAGCGGCTGGCCGAGGCCCTCGACAAGGCCGAGGTGCGCGATCTTGACTCCGCGCCGCTGTTCACGGGCTGA
- a CDS encoding Flp family type IVb pilin, whose translation MKSLFKSFVRDESGATAIEYGLIAAGISVAIIMLVGQVGDELVNTFTEIKDGLTQ comes from the coding sequence ATGAAGAGCCTGTTCAAGTCCTTCGTCCGCGATGAGTCGGGCGCCACTGCCATCGAGTATGGCCTGATCGCCGCCGGCATTTCCGTTGCGATCATCATGCTGGTGGGTCAGGTCGGCGACGAGCTGGTCAACACCTTCACCGAGATCAAGGACGGCCTCACCCAGTAA
- a CDS encoding glycosyltransferase family 2 protein — protein MTGPASVSIVLLNWNGGNRAVEAWRAAHGQTWPRIETILVDNASTDGSLEACLAEAPPDRLVRMERNLGFAAGMNAGFAVATGDWVMPLGNDVRLAPDYVATCLAAAVDPQIGAVGGTEYAWVDGVLTDRPRPSAGALFLTRELRGSWVPADRPTFAFGVSGSMPLLRRAMLEDMRRIHGYCYDERFGTGYEDLDLWFRMQHRGWKALFCPAAKAWHVGSASAGGASGFLDKPPDYQRRLFRNRRLIWMKNVTPGMRRQLGWRWRLFEAAIPFYLLVRSPRALGPWWLGRRDAARLSRVLAEEARHAAGAATVPESELLALIR, from the coding sequence ATGACCGGCCCGGCCAGCGTCAGTATCGTTCTCCTCAACTGGAATGGCGGCAACCGGGCCGTCGAGGCCTGGCGCGCCGCGCATGGCCAGACGTGGCCCCGAATCGAGACCATCCTGGTCGACAATGCCTCCACGGACGGGTCGCTGGAGGCCTGTCTTGCCGAGGCTCCTCCCGACCGTCTCGTGCGCATGGAGCGGAACCTCGGCTTTGCCGCCGGCATGAACGCCGGTTTCGCCGTCGCCACCGGCGATTGGGTGATGCCCCTCGGCAATGACGTCAGGCTGGCGCCGGACTATGTGGCGACCTGTCTGGCCGCTGCCGTCGATCCGCAAATCGGAGCGGTCGGGGGCACGGAATATGCCTGGGTCGACGGAGTGCTGACCGACCGCCCCCGCCCGAGCGCGGGCGCGCTGTTCCTGACGCGGGAACTGCGGGGGAGCTGGGTTCCCGCGGATCGCCCGACCTTCGCCTTCGGCGTCAGCGGCTCGATGCCGCTGCTGCGGCGGGCGATGCTTGAGGACATGCGCCGCATCCACGGCTACTGTTATGACGAGCGCTTCGGCACCGGCTACGAGGATCTCGACCTCTGGTTCCGGATGCAGCACCGGGGCTGGAAGGCGCTGTTCTGCCCGGCGGCGAAGGCCTGGCATGTGGGTTCGGCATCCGCGGGCGGGGCGTCCGGCTTTCTCGACAAGCCGCCGGACTACCAGCGCCGGCTGTTTCGCAATCGCCGGCTGATCTGGATGAAGAACGTCACGCCCGGCATGCGTCGGCAACTGGGCTGGCGCTGGCGCCTGTTCGAAGCCGCCATCCCGTTCTATCTGCTGGTCCGATCGCCCCGCGCGCTCGGCCCGTGGTGGCTGGGCCGGCGCGATGCTGCCCGGCTGAGCCGGGTGCTTGCCGAGGAGGCCCGGCATGCCGCCGGAGCCGCCACGGTTCCGGAATCCGAGCTACTCGCGCTGATCCGCTGA
- a CDS encoding TadE/TadG family type IV pilus assembly protein has product MGTEQLHIRKGPDGDGRRGRGLRPFGRNEEGVTAVEFALVAAPFFALVFAILETALVFFAGQVMETAVADAARLIRTGQAQAQKFDGPAFKREVCARILGLFNCESGLMLDVRTYQSFNDVDFARPVDDNGNLVPNFVYQPGAGGDIVVVRAFYEWPTIVPTLGLDLANLANGKRLLSAAVTFRNEPF; this is encoded by the coding sequence ATGGGCACGGAGCAATTGCACATCCGTAAGGGGCCGGACGGCGACGGCCGGCGCGGCCGGGGGCTCCGTCCGTTCGGTCGGAACGAGGAAGGGGTCACCGCGGTCGAGTTCGCGCTGGTCGCCGCCCCGTTCTTCGCACTCGTCTTCGCGATCCTCGAGACCGCACTGGTCTTCTTCGCGGGGCAGGTGATGGAGACGGCCGTCGCGGATGCCGCACGCCTGATCCGCACCGGGCAGGCCCAGGCCCAGAAGTTCGACGGGCCAGCCTTCAAGCGGGAGGTCTGCGCACGCATCCTCGGGCTGTTCAACTGCGAGAGCGGGCTGATGCTCGATGTCCGGACCTATCAGTCCTTCAACGACGTCGATTTTGCCAGGCCGGTGGACGACAATGGCAATCTCGTTCCGAACTTCGTCTATCAGCCCGGCGCCGGCGGCGACATCGTCGTGGTGCGCGCGTTCTACGAGTGGCCGACCATCGTCCCGACGCTCGGGCTGGATCTGGCGAACCTCGCCAACGGCAAGCGGCTCCTGTCGGCGGCGGTGACGTTCCGCAACGAACCGTTCTGA
- a CDS encoding A24 family peptidase, translating into MLATILFLVFPAAMVLAACLDAFTMTIPNRLTIAFALLFAPAAAFAGLPLADIGLHLAAGAAMLAVAFGLFAMGWIGGGDAKFFAATALWLGWGGLLAYALYFSLIGGALTLAILAARAVPLPALLGRAQWLLRLHDARSGIPYGIALAVAGLIIYPATPWMQALVAG; encoded by the coding sequence ATGCTTGCGACCATCCTCTTTCTGGTGTTTCCGGCGGCAATGGTGCTGGCGGCCTGCCTGGATGCCTTCACCATGACGATCCCGAACCGGCTGACCATCGCCTTCGCGCTGCTGTTTGCCCCGGCCGCCGCCTTTGCCGGCCTGCCGCTGGCCGACATCGGACTGCACCTTGCCGCCGGTGCCGCGATGCTGGCCGTGGCGTTCGGATTGTTTGCCATGGGCTGGATCGGCGGCGGCGATGCGAAGTTCTTCGCGGCGACCGCGCTGTGGCTCGGCTGGGGCGGCCTTCTGGCCTATGCGCTGTACTTCTCGCTGATCGGCGGTGCCCTGACGCTGGCGATCCTGGCGGCCCGGGCGGTGCCGCTGCCGGCCCTGCTCGGACGTGCGCAATGGCTGCTGCGCCTGCACGATGCCAGAAGCGGCATACCCTATGGCATCGCGCTCGCCGTCGCCGGGCTGATCATCTATCCGGCGACGCCGTGGATGCAGGCCCTTGTTGCAGGGTGA